CAAACCGTAATTCTGTGCATCCACATTGAGCCCAACCAGTATCTTAAGGGTCAAGTCCGCATTTGCCTTCAAGCTCTCAATCAGCTCACTGATACCTGAGAAATAAAAGAAACCTACCAGAAATTTCAGTTCTTGGCTTTCTTTTATTAGGATTGAGAGTCTTTTCTTGAGCTGTGCGCTGCCTGTATTGGTGATAAAATTACTCAAGCCAAACCCCCATAAATATCTGTACTCATGATGAAAGTGCTCCTGAGGTTTTGAGCGCTTACTTGAAGTATGAAAATTTTACAGTACGATTCTATCATATTAGCCTTTCTTTGAGTTTAATATTGTTTGTTGTCAATTAATCTTTAACAATTAGCACCGTTACCTCACTTATTTAGCGCAAAATTAATCTTCAAACAATTAATTAAACATGGGTGTGTTAGTCAAGTAATTAATGGATTGCAGTTTCTGTACTATACAAATACGAAGTAGACTGGCACATCAACATGGATTGGTGGCTCTAAAGTTAGATAAAAAAATAATAGCAAAACGTGTCATTGAACTTTATTAAAGATTATTCATACTTCATTTCCACTTGTAATTTCCAAGTGTTCCCCTTATTCCGTAGAAGATAAATTGTAGGGGGAAGATGATGATCTGGGCAAAATAGAGAATCCCTAAGTAAGTTTTTTGAACCAAAGCCAGATGTTTCTGAGAGATAGCCAATTCCACTAAGGATTTAAGCGTTACCGTACCTAACAAAAGGAAATCCCCTTTCCCAATCAGCAACAGAATGATAGCCCAGTAGAATATAACAAAATAGAAGAAGACAAAAGCTGAAAGTTTTTTCACATGAGGAGGATGATAGCGAAATTTCGAGGCTCGGCGTATATTTTTATGGTATTGTTTGCACACGCTTCCATGCTCAATACACTCTACCTGCATTTTTACAGCGGGATTGTAGTATGCTTGCCTTATGTAAGGCATCATTTTTATAAGCTGCAGATCGTCATCTCCGCTGAGCAAATGCGATATCCCGCCAAAGCCCCCCGCTTTTTTGAATAGGCTCTTTCTATAGATCATATTGCATGCGCTTGCCGTGATTGGCTTCTTATAATACAAGCCTGCTGCAGCCAATATATAATAGATGCTGCGTTCAAAATTTACTAAAGTAAGATTACTCTCCCCTTCTTTGGTCAAAATAGTGCTGTAACCCAATAAATAGTCAGTTTCTGGAGTCATTAGTTCAGATATTTCTGCCAACCATCCCGGAGGAGGCTTACAATCAGCATCGGTGAAGGCCAAAATGTCGTATTGTGCAGCCTCAATTCCCTTTTGCAGAGCTGCTTTCTTGCCAATGTACCCTTCAATTTCATCTTGAAAATCTATCACCCGGATACCGAATTGTCCCTCCCAATTATTAAGAATTTCCATGCTGTCATCGCTGGAGTGGTCGTTAATAATTATTACCTCATAGGCCGCATCAATGGGATGCATTTGAGCAAATGAAGTAAGCAGGCGGGGTAGATTTTGCGCTTCGTTTCGGGCTGCAATTATTACACTTATGGG
The sequence above is a segment of the Candidatus Cloacimonadota bacterium genome. Coding sequences within it:
- a CDS encoding glycosyltransferase; this encodes MMHSLPPRQKDKHLPEPISVIIAARNEAQNLPRLLTSFAQMHPIDAAYEVIIINDHSSDDSMEILNNWEGQFGIRVIDFQDEIEGYIGKKAALQKGIEAAQYDILAFTDADCKPPPGWLAEISELMTPETDYLLGYSTILTKEGESNLTLVNFERSIYYILAAAGLYYKKPITASACNMIYRKSLFKKAGGFGGISHLLSGDDDLQLIKMMPYIRQAYYNPAVKMQVECIEHGSVCKQYHKNIRRASKFRYHPPHVKKLSAFVFFYFVIFYWAIILLLIGKGDFLLLGTVTLKSLVELAISQKHLALVQKTYLGILYFAQIIIFPLQFIFYGIRGTLGNYKWK